Proteins from a genomic interval of Desulfurobacterium sp. TC5-1:
- a CDS encoding roadblock/LC7 domain-containing protein, translating to MASKREMLEEILSDLADSLGADMLGALVATPDGQVVVSTMLKGGLSAEKLAAMAAAVVGTSERLSKVVEAGDFEDALIRCSKQNILSKKAGKRAILVCVIKSDANIGLLNIEVEDAIDRITSVLGV from the coding sequence ATGGCAAGCAAAAGAGAAATGTTAGAAGAAATACTTTCAGATCTTGCTGATTCACTTGGCGCTGATATGCTCGGTGCTCTTGTAGCGACACCTGATGGTCAGGTTGTCGTTTCAACAATGCTTAAAGGCGGTTTAAGCGCTGAAAAGCTTGCAGCTATGGCTGCAGCGGTTGTTGGTACATCTGAAAGACTTTCAAAAGTTGTTGAAGCTGGAGATTTTGAGGATGCACTCATCAGATGTTCGAAACAAAATATCCTTTCTAAAAAGGCCGGGAAGAGGGCTATTCTCGTATGTGTGATAAAATCTGATGCCAATATTGGTCTTCTCAACATAGAAGTTGAGGATGCGATAGATAGGATTACGTCAGTGCTTGGTGTTTAA
- a CDS encoding H(2)-dependent methylenetetrahydromethanopterin dehydrogenase-related protein codes for MKVTVYGFGSLNYYLYKLNVPERLGGSPPYGGSAMALEFAQAGHNVTLADPHLDRVPVDIKSKLETAGVKLTTDDVEAAKDAEIAILFTPFRGGVTFKIAENILPYLAEDAVICTTCTMSILVLNSYLQNAIFMEGREDIGFSTMHPAAIPGTPQHQHYLIATNELLRKPIVTDEQIGKLKNLAIDAGKKVYLLPAELVSAVGDMGIVTTAIAFTGAIEYYRVARDVLKTKRSMTEFQIAQSLQVVSSLVAKYGLGGLIKLLNVDAMKDSLKSMILDRDVQPMTVTASELLEKIGEIVPELVKEAESFAPSEAVYMSAPSPMLVEYMEDLVGDDVLKGILRESWKKFYEGVSDRE; via the coding sequence ATGAAAGTCACGGTTTACGGCTTTGGAAGTCTCAACTACTATCTTTATAAATTAAATGTTCCTGAAAGACTTGGTGGTAGCCCCCCGTACGGCGGTTCAGCAATGGCGCTTGAATTTGCTCAGGCCGGGCATAATGTAACGTTGGCAGACCCTCACCTGGATAGAGTTCCGGTTGATATAAAGTCAAAACTTGAAACTGCAGGAGTGAAGCTTACGACTGATGATGTGGAAGCAGCGAAAGATGCAGAAATTGCCATTCTTTTTACACCTTTTAGAGGTGGTGTGACTTTTAAAATAGCTGAGAATATACTTCCTTATCTGGCAGAAGATGCAGTTATTTGTACTACATGTACTATGTCAATCCTTGTTCTCAATTCTTATCTCCAGAATGCTATTTTTATGGAAGGACGAGAAGATATTGGATTTTCAACCATGCATCCTGCAGCTATTCCGGGTACTCCACAACATCAGCATTATCTGATTGCAACGAATGAACTTTTGAGGAAACCTATTGTTACAGATGAACAGATTGGTAAGTTAAAAAATCTTGCCATTGATGCAGGTAAAAAAGTTTATCTCCTTCCTGCTGAGCTTGTTTCAGCTGTTGGTGATATGGGTATTGTTACGACAGCGATTGCTTTCACTGGAGCGATTGAATATTATAGAGTTGCAAGAGATGTATTGAAAACTAAACGTTCAATGACGGAATTTCAAATTGCTCAATCTCTTCAAGTTGTTTCAAGTCTGGTTGCAAAGTACGGCCTCGGTGGTTTAATAAAACTTCTCAACGTTGACGCTATGAAAGATTCCTTAAAGTCAATGATTCTTGACAGAGATGTGCAGCCAATGACCGTAACAGCTTCAGAACTTCTTGAGAAAATTGGCGAAATAGTTCCTGAGCTTGTGAAAGAGGCAGAAAGTTTTGCACCTTCAGAAGCTGTTTATATGTCAGCACCGTCACCAATGCTTGTTGAATATATGGAAGATCTTGTTGGTGATGATGTTCTCAAGGGTATTCTAAGAGAATCCTGGAAGAAGTTTTATGAAGGTGTTTCAGACAGAGAATAA
- a CDS encoding epoxyqueuosine reductase QueH, whose translation MKRVLLHICCAPCACYPLEVLKQEDFEVYGLFYNPNIHPYTEFLKRLETVKKFEEITKIKIIYINKYPLEEWLRAVVYREERPIRCQICYSMRFEMTASVAKKGKFDFFTSTLFYSKYQNHEIMKMCAESAASKFGVKFLYRDFRKGWREGIEKSKEYNLYRQQYCGCIYSEKERYYKNNAKY comes from the coding sequence GTGAAGCGAGTTCTTCTCCACATCTGTTGTGCGCCGTGTGCCTGTTATCCTTTGGAAGTTTTAAAACAAGAAGATTTTGAAGTTTATGGTCTTTTTTATAATCCTAATATTCATCCATACACTGAATTTTTAAAAAGGCTTGAAACAGTTAAAAAATTTGAAGAAATCACTAAAATCAAGATTATTTATATTAATAAGTATCCCCTTGAAGAGTGGCTTAGGGCGGTGGTTTACAGAGAGGAGAGACCCATCAGGTGTCAAATATGTTACTCAATGCGTTTTGAAATGACTGCGAGTGTTGCTAAAAAGGGGAAATTTGATTTTTTTACCTCAACTCTGTTTTACAGTAAATACCAAAATCATGAAATAATGAAAATGTGTGCAGAATCTGCTGCATCGAAATTTGGTGTTAAATTTCTTTATAGAGATTTTAGAAAGGGATGGAGAGAGGGGATAGAAAAGTCAAAGGAGTATAATCTTTACAGACAGCAGTACTGCGGTTGCATATATTCTGAAAAAGAGAGATACTATAAAAATAACGCTAAATATTAA
- a CDS encoding GGDEF domain-containing protein translates to MVNQFECELMKKINSGDGLSLSDYQKISVIAKEEIKFLVRNGIPLTPLNYYLWFDIFCYLHETGKDLSDPEIMGIFKEKYPDESVIETAILKINKADRKFIRQIAEEVTAEIEKVLRDIDNHNKIIENHAEKVEKTTEVLSDENLRAMLETVVKALNDIKLQNETLRKRLQESRKEIEKVSEKLDESEKNVLIEFLTEIASKKSFEKVLKDMFDDFESRNYPFAVLMVKLDKFEEIVKGEGEKAGKIVLQEVARKLKKLLRVNDVVAYYDDSIFGILLPGVTFGHAIRIGERVRKSIEDMLISINGKTLKVTVSVGAAVARKDMDETDLITKALEALELANKEGGNTIKTDLDVELEK, encoded by the coding sequence ATGGTGAATCAGTTTGAATGTGAATTAATGAAAAAGATAAATTCTGGTGATGGTTTATCTCTATCGGATTATCAAAAAATTTCTGTTATTGCTAAAGAAGAGATCAAGTTTCTTGTAAGGAATGGAATCCCTCTTACCCCGCTAAATTACTATTTGTGGTTTGATATTTTCTGCTATTTACATGAAACAGGTAAAGATCTATCAGATCCTGAAATAATGGGTATTTTTAAGGAGAAATATCCAGATGAATCTGTTATTGAAACTGCCATTTTGAAAATAAACAAAGCAGATCGGAAATTTATAAGGCAAATAGCGGAAGAGGTAACTGCCGAAATTGAAAAAGTTTTGAGAGATATAGATAATCATAACAAAATAATAGAAAATCACGCTGAAAAAGTGGAAAAAACCACAGAAGTTTTATCTGATGAAAATTTAAGAGCCATGTTAGAGACGGTTGTAAAAGCGTTGAATGATATAAAACTTCAAAATGAAACTTTGAGAAAGAGACTTCAAGAGTCAAGAAAGGAAATTGAGAAAGTATCTGAGAAACTTGATGAGTCTGAGAAAAACGTTTTGATAGAGTTTCTTACGGAAATTGCAAGCAAAAAGAGTTTTGAGAAAGTGTTAAAGGATATGTTTGATGATTTTGAATCGAGAAATTATCCATTTGCTGTTTTAATGGTTAAATTAGATAAGTTTGAAGAAATTGTAAAGGGTGAAGGGGAAAAGGCAGGAAAAATAGTTCTTCAAGAAGTGGCTCGAAAATTAAAGAAACTCTTAAGAGTAAATGATGTTGTGGCTTATTATGATGACAGCATTTTTGGAATTTTGTTACCTGGTGTAACATTTGGGCATGCTATAAGGATAGGTGAACGTGTAAGAAAATCAATAGAGGATATGTTGATCAGTATTAACGGAAAAACTTTGAAGGTAACGGTAAGTGTTGGAGCTGCTGTTGCAAGAAAAGACATGGATGAGACGGATCTTATAACGAAGGCTCTTGAGGCTTTAGAACTTGCAAATAAAGAGGGTGGTAACACCATAAAAACCGACCTTGATGTGGAGCTTGAAAAGTGA
- a CDS encoding dihydroneopterin aldolase → MKKKTKVFLEGCKVHLKCGVYEEERKLGVEAEIDLEVESEKFVDYEKLYRIVLEYAQREFIYLEDFADSLIKEICRQFEPDMVNIKIAKRSLPFHNSMKKAGIKVSWEKGYGESV, encoded by the coding sequence ATGAAAAAGAAAACGAAAGTGTTTCTTGAAGGGTGTAAAGTTCATTTAAAATGCGGAGTTTACGAAGAGGAAAGAAAACTTGGTGTTGAAGCAGAAATTGACCTTGAGGTAGAATCTGAAAAATTTGTGGATTATGAGAAGCTTTATAGAATAGTTCTTGAGTATGCACAGAGAGAATTTATTTATCTTGAAGATTTTGCGGATAGTCTTATTAAAGAGATATGTAGACAGTTTGAACCTGATATGGTAAATATAAAGATAGCAAAGAGAAGTTTGCCTTTTCATAATTCTATGAAGAAAGCCGGTATAAAAGTTTCCTGGGAGAAAGGTTATGGTGAATCAGTTTGA
- the ispG gene encoding flavodoxin-dependent (E)-4-hydroxy-3-methylbut-2-enyl-diphosphate synthase, producing the protein MWIKRRKSRVIKVGNVPIGGDNPIVVQSMTNTFTEDLKSTVAQVKELERVGCEIVRVAVPSVEAAENIPLIKKEITIPLIADIHFDYKLAILSIEKGADGIRINPGNIGGMDKVREVIKAANERSIPIRIGVNTGSLPKEILNKYGRPCDEALAETALSYMKFFEDEGFINMKFSLKGSDIKTTVLANKLFASSCDYPIHIGITEAGTILSGAVKSAAGIGILLYEGIGDTVRVSLSAHPKIEVKVAFKILSSLGLRNYGVDVISCPTCGRCQIDLPKIALEVEEALEHIKVPVSVAVMGCAVNGPGEASFADVGIAAAGDKFIFFVNGKVVGKFDEKEAIERLVKEVERIANEKENESVS; encoded by the coding sequence ATGTGGATAAAGAGAAGAAAAAGTCGTGTAATAAAAGTTGGGAATGTTCCTATCGGTGGTGACAATCCGATTGTTGTTCAGTCAATGACAAATACCTTTACAGAAGATCTTAAATCTACAGTTGCTCAAGTTAAAGAACTTGAAAGGGTTGGATGTGAAATTGTTAGGGTTGCGGTTCCTTCTGTTGAGGCTGCAGAAAATATTCCTCTCATAAAGAAGGAAATCACTATCCCTCTCATTGCCGATATACATTTTGATTACAAGTTAGCTATCCTGTCCATAGAGAAAGGGGCTGACGGGATAAGGATAAATCCTGGCAACATAGGTGGAATGGATAAGGTAAGAGAAGTAATAAAAGCAGCAAATGAGAGGAGCATTCCAATAAGGATTGGTGTAAATACCGGATCTTTGCCAAAAGAGATTTTAAATAAGTATGGTCGTCCATGTGATGAAGCGCTTGCAGAAACTGCTTTAAGTTACATGAAGTTTTTTGAGGACGAAGGTTTTATAAATATGAAATTTTCTCTTAAAGGTTCAGATATTAAAACCACTGTTTTAGCTAATAAACTTTTTGCGTCTTCCTGTGACTATCCTATCCACATAGGGATAACGGAAGCTGGAACAATTCTTTCAGGGGCTGTTAAATCGGCAGCAGGAATAGGGATTCTACTCTATGAAGGAATTGGCGATACAGTTAGGGTTTCCCTTTCGGCACATCCTAAAATAGAGGTAAAAGTTGCATTTAAAATTCTCTCTTCACTTGGTTTAAGAAATTACGGTGTTGATGTTATTTCCTGTCCCACCTGTGGTAGATGTCAGATTGATCTACCTAAAATTGCGCTCGAGGTGGAAGAGGCTCTTGAACACATAAAAGTACCTGTTTCTGTGGCTGTTATGGGATGTGCGGTTAATGGTCCTGGAGAGGCATCCTTTGCCGATGTTGGAATAGCAGCGGCGGGAGATAAGTTCATCTTTTTTGTTAATGGGAAAGTTGTGGGGAAGTTTGATGAAAAAGAAGCTATTGAAAGGCTTGTGAAAGAGGTTGAGAGGATTGCAAATGAAAAAGAAAACGAAAGTGTTTCTTGA
- a CDS encoding methyltransferase domain-containing protein, producing the protein MKEIIAQNFSRGARNYERFAIIQKRTAQNLLNLISKVKYQQAIDIGAGSGELASKLKNCIGVDISPQMCKQMEAKGIKCVCADAENLPFSDETFDLAVSNFALQWMNIDKAVRETSRILKKNGVFALSLPVEGSLSELFSAWQKTSILLNGKKDKLFKFPSVNAIIFFTKKYNFQINHSTIKTEKLVLPTASEALNYINKIGARNPYGFKKIKKQFYKIFCQHYFDEKEQGYPITYKILTLLLRKA; encoded by the coding sequence ATGAAAGAGATTATAGCTCAAAATTTCTCCAGAGGCGCCAGAAACTACGAACGTTTTGCAATCATCCAAAAAAGGACTGCACAAAATTTATTGAACTTAATATCCAAAGTAAAGTATCAACAGGCCATAGATATTGGCGCTGGTTCCGGTGAACTTGCTTCCAAACTTAAAAACTGCATTGGTGTGGATATTTCACCTCAAATGTGCAAACAGATGGAAGCAAAAGGAATAAAATGTGTATGTGCTGATGCAGAAAATCTGCCTTTTTCCGATGAAACATTTGATCTTGCCGTTTCAAACTTTGCCCTTCAATGGATGAACATTGACAAAGCAGTAAGAGAAACAAGCCGAATTTTGAAAAAAAACGGCGTTTTTGCACTATCCCTTCCCGTAGAAGGAAGTTTATCAGAACTTTTTTCAGCCTGGCAAAAAACTTCTATCCTCTTAAATGGAAAAAAGGATAAACTCTTCAAATTTCCATCAGTAAACGCCATTATATTCTTCACAAAAAAGTACAATTTCCAGATAAACCACAGCACCATAAAAACTGAAAAGTTAGTTTTACCAACTGCATCAGAAGCTTTAAATTACATAAACAAAATAGGTGCAAGAAATCCGTACGGCTTTAAAAAAATAAAAAAGCAGTTTTATAAGATCTTCTGCCAGCATTATTTTGACGAAAAAGAACAGGGATACCCAATAACCTACAAAATCCTCACACTACTTTTAAGAAAAGCCTAA
- the hrcA gene encoding heat-inducible transcriptional repressor HrcA, which translates to MTPRERDILLKVAELYMETGEPVGSRTLQKRFSMNISPATIRNVMADLEDKGYLYQPHTSAGRLPTDEGMKYYINYLLFSLGEVDTGIATRIIDYIKASGKTGFDEIFSAVLNFLTKSTGYMSLGANFVIDALTIKETSLVKVSSSKVLVVITCEPEYVIHKVITLKAEPSMLAKISQELTAKFKGKPLSNVKKELVKEMNQVRDEFMELSFNLNAHLLKLVNSVNDVRITGAFNIFNSVNEDFEKIQEIIKILEEKKKLLETFSKLIDTADRVTVILGKETEIEAFEPFSIVAAKYSLKSKDAGIVGILGPKRMDYCRIIPVVENVSRALSYILSKDIK; encoded by the coding sequence CTGACTCCAAGAGAAAGAGATATACTGCTAAAAGTAGCTGAGCTCTACATGGAAACGGGAGAACCTGTTGGTTCCAGAACTTTGCAGAAGCGGTTTTCTATGAATATAAGTCCTGCAACTATAAGGAATGTAATGGCAGACCTTGAAGACAAAGGATACCTCTACCAACCTCACACATCCGCTGGCAGATTGCCGACAGACGAAGGAATGAAATATTACATAAATTACCTTCTATTTTCCCTTGGTGAAGTTGATACAGGCATAGCTACAAGAATTATTGATTATATAAAAGCCTCTGGGAAGACTGGATTTGATGAAATATTTTCTGCGGTTCTGAATTTTTTAACAAAATCAACAGGATACATGAGCCTTGGCGCAAATTTCGTAATTGATGCACTAACGATAAAAGAAACTTCCCTTGTAAAAGTCTCCTCATCTAAAGTCCTTGTTGTTATCACGTGCGAACCTGAATACGTTATACATAAAGTTATAACGCTGAAAGCGGAACCTTCAATGCTTGCAAAAATATCCCAGGAATTAACGGCAAAGTTCAAAGGAAAACCCCTTTCAAACGTTAAGAAAGAGCTTGTGAAAGAGATGAATCAGGTCAGAGACGAATTTATGGAGCTATCTTTCAACCTTAATGCGCACCTTTTGAAACTTGTAAATAGTGTTAATGATGTCAGAATTACAGGAGCTTTCAATATCTTTAACAGTGTTAACGAAGATTTTGAGAAAATCCAAGAAATAATTAAAATTCTCGAAGAAAAAAAGAAGCTTTTAGAAACCTTTAGTAAACTAATTGATACAGCTGACAGAGTAACGGTAATTCTTGGTAAAGAAACAGAAATTGAGGCCTTTGAGCCATTCAGCATTGTCGCAGCAAAGTACTCTCTAAAATCAAAAGACGCAGGTATTGTGGGAATCTTAGGCCCAAAAAGAATGGATTACTGTCGAATAATACCTGTCGTAGAAAACGTATCAAGAGCACTCTCTTACATCCTGAGCAAAGACATCAAATAA
- the gltX gene encoding glutamate--tRNA ligase, which yields MSVRVRFAPSPTGFMHVGNARTALFNYLFAKHNNGTFILRIEDTDTERHSEEAVKVIYEALKWMGLDWDEGPEKGGNYGPYRQSERKEIYKKYIELLKEKDLVYECFCTKEELDAMRQEQLSKGLPPRYTGKCRHLTEKEKEKLRAEGRKPVLRFKVPTGKTVTWKDLVKGTISISSEQLGGDFVIVRSNGMPVYNFVVVIDDALMKISHVIRGEDHISNTPKQILLYEALGFEAPEFAHLPMILGEDRSKLSKRHGSTSVAEFKEKGYLPEAFTNFLALLGWYPKDGKEILSMEELIERFDIKDVNSSPAIFNFEKLNWMNKEYIKSYDIKKLTKLIIPYLEEAGYEVEKFDFDWLTKVVEATRDYFTLLSDAPTYMETFLKDEFEIEKEALNFMNEERLNVVKHFVEKVYQLDELNAETFKKAVKETGKELKAKGKNLFMPIRIALTGKMKGVELDILVSLLGKERVLKRLHYAISEINRRM from the coding sequence ATGTCAGTTAGAGTTAGATTTGCACCAAGCCCAACAGGATTCATGCACGTAGGAAATGCCAGAACTGCCCTTTTCAACTACCTTTTTGCAAAACACAACAACGGAACATTTATTCTCAGAATAGAAGATACTGATACAGAAAGACACAGCGAAGAAGCTGTAAAAGTTATATATGAAGCCCTTAAATGGATGGGACTCGACTGGGATGAAGGACCTGAAAAAGGTGGAAACTACGGCCCTTACAGGCAATCTGAGAGAAAAGAGATTTACAAAAAATACATTGAACTTCTAAAAGAAAAAGATCTTGTATATGAATGTTTCTGCACAAAAGAAGAGCTTGATGCGATGCGTCAGGAACAACTGTCAAAAGGACTACCACCACGATACACAGGGAAATGTCGCCATTTAACAGAAAAAGAAAAAGAGAAATTGAGAGCCGAAGGAAGAAAACCTGTTTTAAGATTTAAAGTACCTACAGGAAAAACAGTAACATGGAAAGATCTTGTTAAAGGCACAATATCTATAAGCTCTGAACAGCTTGGTGGAGACTTTGTAATCGTCCGTTCAAACGGTATGCCAGTTTACAACTTTGTTGTTGTCATTGACGACGCCCTCATGAAAATCTCCCACGTAATAAGAGGTGAAGACCATATCTCAAATACACCAAAACAGATTCTTTTATACGAAGCACTCGGTTTTGAAGCTCCTGAATTTGCCCACCTACCGATGATTTTAGGAGAAGACAGAAGCAAACTTTCAAAAAGACATGGTTCAACATCTGTAGCTGAGTTTAAAGAAAAGGGATACCTTCCAGAAGCATTTACAAACTTCCTTGCACTTTTAGGATGGTACCCAAAAGACGGAAAAGAAATTCTCTCTATGGAAGAACTGATTGAAAGATTTGACATAAAAGATGTAAACAGTTCACCTGCAATATTCAATTTTGAAAAACTCAACTGGATGAACAAGGAATACATAAAAAGCTACGACATTAAAAAGTTAACAAAGCTCATTATTCCATACCTTGAAGAGGCAGGCTACGAAGTTGAAAAATTCGACTTTGACTGGCTGACAAAAGTAGTCGAAGCAACAAGAGACTACTTCACTTTGCTTTCAGACGCACCTACATACATGGAAACTTTCTTGAAAGACGAATTTGAAATAGAAAAAGAGGCTTTAAACTTCATGAATGAAGAGAGGCTAAACGTAGTAAAACACTTTGTGGAAAAGGTTTATCAATTAGACGAACTAAACGCAGAAACCTTTAAAAAAGCTGTTAAAGAAACAGGAAAAGAACTAAAAGCTAAAGGCAAAAACCTATTCATGCCTATAAGGATAGCCTTAACAGGAAAAATGAAGGGCGTTGAACTTGACATCCTTGTATCTCTTTTAGGAAAAGAGAGGGTTCTTAAACGTCTTCATTATGCAATTTCAGAAATTAACAGGAGGATGTAA
- the hisS gene encoding histidine--tRNA ligase, whose amino-acid sequence MGFKTVRGVEDIIPPESEKFEKIAETFKEKVKVYGFKEVILPVFEEAGLFLRSVGETTDIVQKEMYVFEDRGGRKIALRPEGTASAVRAYIQHGVYAKEPFTKWFYIGPMFRYERPQAGRNRQFFQAGCEVFGLSSPGVDAEVILLASEILKALNIDFTLEINSIGCEKCRPNYKKALIEYLSSQKEKLCKDCQNRLDRNPLRVLDCKNEGCREVVKDAPLITDYLCEECSEHFEKLKFLLRELKVPFVHNPFIVRGLDYYTKTVFEFKSDALGAQSTVLAGGRYDNLIKELGGSDVPALGFAMGIDRIMLLISDEERERNGVFVVTGGEKAYLEGLRLVKMLRDKSFYAEIDHRQGSFKSQFKLANRLNVKYVVIIGDEELEGGFYSLKCLETGKQEKIESVAELIARL is encoded by the coding sequence ATGGGATTTAAGACGGTTAGAGGTGTTGAAGACATAATACCGCCTGAAAGTGAAAAGTTTGAAAAAATTGCTGAAACGTTTAAGGAAAAGGTAAAGGTTTACGGTTTTAAAGAGGTAATTCTTCCCGTTTTTGAAGAGGCAGGGCTCTTTTTAAGAAGTGTTGGAGAAACGACAGACATTGTTCAGAAAGAGATGTACGTTTTTGAGGACAGGGGCGGCAGGAAGATTGCTTTAAGGCCAGAAGGAACGGCTTCTGCCGTAAGGGCTTACATTCAGCACGGTGTCTATGCAAAGGAACCTTTTACAAAATGGTTTTACATAGGTCCTATGTTTCGCTATGAAAGGCCTCAAGCCGGAAGGAATAGGCAATTTTTTCAGGCTGGATGTGAAGTTTTTGGACTTTCTTCACCAGGTGTTGATGCGGAGGTTATTCTTCTTGCTTCAGAGATTTTAAAAGCTTTAAACATTGACTTTACGCTTGAAATAAATTCTATAGGCTGTGAAAAATGCAGGCCAAATTATAAAAAGGCTCTTATTGAATATCTCTCTTCTCAAAAAGAAAAACTCTGTAAAGATTGCCAGAATAGACTTGATAGAAATCCTTTAAGGGTTCTTGACTGCAAAAATGAGGGTTGCAGGGAAGTTGTTAAAGATGCGCCTTTAATAACAGACTACCTGTGTGAAGAGTGCAGCGAACATTTTGAAAAACTAAAATTTTTGCTTAGAGAACTTAAAGTGCCTTTTGTTCACAATCCTTTCATCGTCAGAGGGCTTGATTACTACACGAAAACAGTTTTTGAATTTAAATCTGATGCTCTTGGTGCTCAAAGCACGGTTTTAGCCGGCGGCCGCTATGATAATTTGATAAAAGAACTTGGTGGCAGTGATGTTCCCGCCCTTGGTTTTGCAATGGGTATTGATAGGATAATGCTTCTTATTTCTGATGAAGAAAGAGAAAGAAACGGAGTTTTTGTTGTAACAGGTGGTGAGAAGGCCTATTTAGAAGGGTTAAGACTTGTCAAGATGTTAAGGGATAAAAGTTTTTACGCAGAGATAGATCACAGGCAAGGGAGTTTCAAGTCTCAGTTTAAACTTGCAAATAGGTTGAACGTTAAGTATGTAGTTATCATAGGTGACGAAGAGTTAGAAGGTGGTTTTTATTCGTTAAAGTGTCTTGAGACTGGAAAGCAGGAGAAGATAGAGTCTGTGGCTGAACTTATAGCGAGGCTTTAA
- the upp gene encoding uracil phosphoribosyltransferase has protein sequence MITEVKNNLASSLLSILRDKKSEGVSFRSAVEKLTFLLVERALSNLPSNKVVIDTPVESNAEVSVLNDEVVFVPILRAGLLMLHPAISIYEKGRIGFAGVYRNEETLKPNLYYFKVPVIKDAFYFILDPMLATGGTAVCVVEKLLKLGINPGKIKFISFVSAPEGIEKLKKFSGIEIFTASIDRCLNDKGYILPGLGDAGDRFCYTEGVEVVEDYGI, from the coding sequence ATGATAACAGAGGTTAAGAACAACCTGGCCTCGTCTCTTCTTTCTATTTTGAGAGATAAAAAAAGCGAAGGAGTCTCTTTTCGTAGTGCAGTTGAAAAGCTAACGTTCCTTTTGGTTGAAAGAGCTTTGTCAAATCTGCCTTCAAATAAAGTTGTTATTGATACGCCGGTTGAATCAAACGCTGAAGTTTCCGTTTTAAACGATGAGGTGGTTTTTGTTCCGATACTTCGTGCTGGGCTTTTGATGCTTCATCCCGCAATCTCTATTTATGAAAAGGGTAGAATAGGTTTTGCCGGTGTTTACCGTAATGAGGAGACTTTAAAGCCAAACCTTTATTACTTCAAAGTTCCTGTTATTAAAGATGCTTTCTATTTTATCCTTGATCCTATGCTTGCAACTGGCGGAACCGCCGTGTGTGTAGTTGAAAAACTTTTAAAATTGGGTATAAATCCCGGGAAAATAAAATTTATTTCTTTTGTAAGTGCACCAGAAGGAATTGAAAAACTTAAAAAGTTTTCAGGAATTGAGATTTTTACAGCATCAATTGATAGGTGTTTAAACGATAAAGGATACATTTTGCCGGGTCTTGGTGATGCCGGTGATAGATTTTGCTATACGGAAGGAGTGGAGGTCGTAGAGGATTATGGGATTTAA
- a CDS encoding histidinol phosphate phosphatase domain-containing protein, translating into MIDLHTHTVFSDGELIPSELVRRAEFIGYRAIAITDHADYSNYQFIIENLLKTAEILTENTNVIVLPGVEITHVPPVKIPELIEKCRNEGAKVVVVHGETVVEPVAEGTNLAAVEGGADILAHPGLVDLKTLEMAAKKGVAIEITARKGHNITNGYVVRVGREVGVRFVINTDAHSPSDLIDRTFALKVGLGAGLTLQEVERAFATSEEIVRRKMGDEKATL; encoded by the coding sequence ATGATAGACCTTCATACACATACGGTTTTTAGTGATGGTGAGCTTATTCCAAGTGAACTTGTTCGCCGTGCGGAGTTCATTGGTTACAGAGCGATAGCTATAACTGATCATGCAGATTACTCAAACTATCAGTTTATCATTGAAAATCTATTAAAAACTGCTGAGATTCTTACTGAAAATACGAATGTAATTGTGCTTCCCGGTGTTGAGATAACTCACGTTCCACCTGTTAAAATTCCGGAACTTATAGAGAAGTGCAGGAATGAAGGTGCTAAAGTTGTTGTAGTTCATGGTGAAACAGTAGTTGAACCGGTGGCTGAAGGGACAAATTTAGCGGCAGTTGAAGGTGGTGCGGATATTCTTGCCCATCCCGGACTCGTGGATTTGAAAACGCTTGAAATGGCAGCTAAGAAAGGTGTAGCTATTGAGATAACTGCAAGGAAAGGGCATAATATAACCAACGGATATGTGGTAAGGGTTGGTAGAGAAGTGGGCGTCAGGTTTGTTATAAACACCGATGCTCATTCACCTTCTGATTTAATAGATAGGACTTTTGCTTTAAAAGTTGGTCTTGGTGCAGGACTTACGTTGCAGGAGGTTGAGAGGGCTTTTGCAACCTCTGAAGAGATAGTTAGGAGGAAGATGGGTGATGAAAAAGCCACCTTATAA